Proteins encoded together in one Anaerotignum propionicum DSM 1682 window:
- a CDS encoding SpoIID/LytB domain-containing protein: MNRKIKKLITAALTLTIGFSSMSQVAFAYEVPQAVRIGLESICKNKTTALIGGRELLIGTEKNGSFKENGSISSSTGFTAAIASGEYIAIEEEMSQRNASDLADILSRLGHRAYSAYLGNDKWTVYVSGSSVSEVESASRYSATRTTFTGIRLDGSQTSVLFPSEINPAFMGTGEQDTFSINGKSYRGMLTFVIHGGTMTAVNVVDLDMYLYGVVPAEMPASYEMEALKAQTISARTYAMMKISAYRNLGYEFNDTISCQVYNGYSGESARSTQAVNATSGKIAVYDGKPIEAYFCASTGGYTENSENVWANPLPYLKAVPEIAEDGDNSWKVTLTLNDLDALLSAKGENIGSAEDIVITKLSTGGRVQEMKIVGSRGSKTLTKEAIRTYFSSASCGSLPGKMFTINGKGGEIGIYGEGTKKSSSSNQSSNMGSGTLAEAGAKNGIVANTEGSLSAINEKTLSISGGSKVGTTTSQSSDYEIYSVNISTVDNSGRFVIEGIGRGHGVGLSQKGAQSMAKLGYKYDEILKYYYTGITIEG, translated from the coding sequence ATGAATAGGAAGATAAAAAAGTTAATTACAGCGGCTTTGACTTTGACAATTGGATTTTCGTCCATGTCTCAAGTTGCTTTTGCTTATGAAGTACCCCAAGCGGTTCGAATTGGTCTTGAAAGTATCTGCAAAAATAAAACCACTGCATTAATCGGCGGCAGAGAGTTGTTGATTGGAACAGAAAAAAATGGATCATTCAAGGAAAACGGATCGATTTCTTCAAGCACAGGCTTTACCGCTGCCATTGCCTCTGGTGAATACATTGCAATTGAGGAAGAAATGAGTCAGAGGAACGCTTCTGATTTAGCAGATATTTTGTCACGATTAGGTCACCGGGCATACTCAGCTTATCTAGGCAATGACAAATGGACGGTATATGTTTCCGGCAGTTCTGTTTCTGAGGTGGAATCTGCCAGTCGATACAGTGCTACTAGAACAACTTTTACAGGAATACGCTTAGATGGAAGTCAGACCTCTGTTCTTTTCCCCAGTGAAATAAACCCTGCATTTATGGGAACAGGGGAACAGGATACCTTCAGTATAAACGGCAAGAGCTACCGGGGAATGCTTACATTTGTTATTCATGGTGGAACGATGACAGCAGTAAATGTTGTTGATTTGGACATGTATCTATATGGTGTTGTTCCTGCCGAGATGCCTGCGTCCTATGAAATGGAAGCATTAAAAGCCCAGACCATTTCCGCAAGAACTTATGCAATGATGAAGATAAGTGCTTATCGTAACCTAGGCTATGAATTTAATGATACGATAAGTTGTCAGGTTTACAATGGCTATAGCGGAGAATCCGCAAGAAGTACGCAGGCTGTGAATGCAACTTCGGGAAAAATTGCTGTTTATGATGGGAAACCTATTGAAGCATATTTCTGTGCTTCCACAGGTGGTTATACCGAAAACAGTGAAAATGTTTGGGCAAACCCATTGCCATATTTGAAGGCGGTACCTGAAATAGCAGAGGATGGAGACAATTCTTGGAAGGTTACCTTAACCCTTAACGACTTGGATGCACTGCTTTCGGCAAAGGGTGAAAATATTGGTAGTGCTGAGGATATTGTGATTACGAAACTTTCAACGGGTGGGAGAGTGCAGGAAATGAAGATTGTGGGCTCTAGAGGTTCAAAAACCCTCACCAAAGAAGCAATTCGTACCTATTTTTCTTCCGCTTCCTGCGGAAGTCTTCCAGGGAAGATGTTTACTATAAATGGCAAGGGTGGCGAAATTGGTATTTATGGTGAAGGTACAAAGAAAAGTTCAAGCAGTAACCAATCTTCCAATATGGGTAGCGGTACCTTAGCAGAAGCAGGGGCAAAAAACGGAATTGTTGCCAATACTGAAGGCTCCTTGTCTGCAATCAATGAAAAAACGCTCTCTATTTCCGGTGGAAGTAAAGTAGGAACAACTACATCCCAATCCTCTGATTACGAAATTTATTCTGTAAATATCAGTACAGTTGACAATAGTGGTCGGTTTGTCATTGAAGGAATCGGCAGGGGGCATGGCGTGGGATTAAGCCAAAAAGGCGCCCAGTCCATGGCAAAGTTGGGCTATAAATATGATGAAATACTGAAATACTATTATACAGGTATTACAATCGAGGGATAA
- a CDS encoding O-acetylhomoserine aminocarboxypropyltransferase/cysteine synthase family protein has product MSDYRIETKCVQGGYTPQNGEPRQIPIIQSTTFKYETSQEMGKLFDLEANGYFYSRLQNPTCDYVAAKICEMEGGTAAMLTSSGQAANFFAIFNIASCGDHIVSCATIYGGTFNLFSVTMKKMGIDFTFIAPDCSDEELKAAFKPNTKAVFGETIANPALTVLDIERFASAAHAHGVPLVIDNTFATPVNCRPFEWGADIVTHSTTKYLDGHGAGVGGCIVDSGKFDWKANAEKFPGLCTPDHSYHGITYVEKFGQGGAFITKATAQLMRDFGASQSPQTAFLLNLGLESLHVRVPRHCENALAVAKYLKENDRISWVVYPGLEGDKFYETAQKYMPNGTCGVVSFGVKGGREAAEKFMNGLKLASIATHVADARTCCLHPASATHRQMNESELVAAGISGDLVRFSCGLENAQDLIDDIEQALNAI; this is encoded by the coding sequence ATGAGTGATTACAGAATAGAAACAAAATGCGTACAGGGCGGTTATACACCACAAAACGGTGAACCCAGACAAATTCCTATTATTCAAAGCACTACGTTTAAATATGAAACCAGTCAGGAAATGGGAAAGCTTTTTGATTTGGAAGCAAACGGTTATTTTTATTCCAGACTGCAAAATCCTACTTGTGACTATGTTGCGGCAAAAATTTGTGAAATGGAAGGTGGCACAGCAGCCATGCTGACATCATCAGGTCAGGCAGCAAACTTTTTTGCCATTTTCAACATTGCATCCTGTGGAGATCATATTGTTTCTTGCGCAACAATCTATGGTGGTACTTTTAATCTATTTTCCGTTACCATGAAGAAAATGGGTATTGATTTTACTTTTATTGCCCCAGATTGTTCGGATGAAGAATTGAAAGCCGCATTTAAGCCAAATACAAAAGCTGTTTTTGGAGAAACCATAGCAAATCCAGCTTTGACTGTCCTTGACATTGAGCGCTTTGCGAGTGCAGCCCATGCCCATGGTGTACCTTTGGTTATTGATAACACCTTTGCAACCCCTGTGAATTGCCGACCTTTTGAATGGGGGGCGGATATTGTTACCCACTCAACAACAAAATATCTTGATGGCCACGGTGCAGGTGTAGGTGGTTGTATTGTAGACTCCGGCAAATTTGATTGGAAGGCAAATGCAGAAAAATTCCCAGGTCTCTGCACGCCTGACCATAGTTATCACGGCATTACTTATGTGGAAAAATTCGGTCAGGGTGGTGCTTTTATTACCAAGGCAACAGCTCAGCTCATGCGAGATTTTGGAGCTTCTCAATCTCCTCAAACGGCATTTCTTTTAAATTTGGGGTTGGAAAGCTTACACGTAAGAGTTCCTCGCCATTGTGAAAATGCCCTTGCTGTTGCAAAATATTTAAAAGAAAATGACAGAATTTCATGGGTAGTATATCCCGGTTTAGAGGGTGATAAGTTCTATGAAACTGCCCAAAAGTACATGCCAAATGGCACATGCGGTGTTGTAAGTTTTGGTGTTAAAGGCGGAAGAGAAGCAGCAGAAAAATTTATGAACGGGCTAAAGCTTGCTTCCATTGCAACCCATGTTGCAGATGCAAGAACCTGTTGCCTACACCCTGCAAGCGCTACCCATAGACAAATGAATGAAAGTGAACTTGTTGCGGCGGGGATATCCGGTGACCTTGTACGTTTCTCCTGTGGGTTGGAAAATGCACAGGACTTAATTGATGATATTGAACAGGCTTTGAATGCAATATAA
- the metA gene encoding homoserine O-acetyltransferase MetA: MPIKIPNELPAVKVLTEENIFVMTEHRAITQDIRPLKMLLLNLMPTKIDTETQISRLLGNTPLQIELELIHIKSHIAKNTSSEHLLAFYKTFDEVKNDNFDGFIITGAPVEKMEFEEVDYWDELKEMMEWSKTNVHSTFHICWGAQAGLYYHYGIQKHEMNEKLFGVFPHVIEKKNSMLLRGADDVFFAPHSRYTTVKEEDIKKEGNLEILASSKEAGVYAISSLDGKQIFIMGHSEYDPYTLNNEYTRDKNAGLDTAVPANYFPNDDDTKEPLVRWRAHGNLLYSNWLNYYVYQTTPYDITKINR, encoded by the coding sequence ATGCCAATCAAAATACCCAACGAGTTGCCCGCGGTAAAGGTATTAACTGAGGAAAATATTTTTGTTATGACGGAGCATAGAGCTATAACCCAAGATATACGTCCTTTGAAAATGCTGTTGCTGAACTTGATGCCCACAAAGATTGATACCGAAACCCAGATTTCCAGACTTTTAGGGAATACACCTTTACAGATTGAGTTGGAATTGATTCATATTAAATCTCATATTGCTAAGAACACATCAAGTGAACACTTGTTGGCATTTTACAAAACCTTTGATGAAGTCAAAAATGATAATTTCGACGGCTTTATTATTACGGGTGCACCTGTGGAGAAAATGGAGTTTGAAGAGGTGGACTATTGGGATGAATTGAAGGAAATGATGGAATGGAGCAAGACGAATGTTCATAGTACATTCCACATTTGCTGGGGTGCCCAAGCTGGGCTTTATTACCATTATGGAATTCAAAAACATGAAATGAATGAGAAGCTTTTTGGTGTTTTTCCCCATGTCATTGAAAAGAAAAATTCAATGCTTTTAAGGGGAGCAGATGATGTGTTTTTTGCACCCCATTCTCGATATACAACAGTAAAAGAAGAAGATATTAAAAAAGAAGGTAATTTGGAAATCCTTGCATCCTCTAAAGAAGCGGGCGTTTACGCAATTTCTTCATTGGATGGCAAGCAAATTTTCATCATGGGCCATTCGGAGTATGATCCTTACACGCTGAATAATGAGTACACACGGGATAAGAATGCAGGGTTGGACACTGCAGTCCCAGCGAATTATTTTCCGAATGATGATGACACAAAAGAGCCACTTGTACGCTGGCGTGCCCACGGAAATTTGTTGTACTCTAATTGGCTGAATTATTATGTGTATCAGACGACCCCTTACGATATAACGAAAATCAACAGATAA
- the queA gene encoding tRNA preQ1(34) S-adenosylmethionine ribosyltransferase-isomerase QueA produces the protein MKTSDFYYDLPEELIAQEPLEDRASSRLLVVEKDTGKWHHKHFRDIKEYLRNGDCLVINDTRVLPARLYGERVGTGAVMEILLLTRKDLDTWEVLVRPGKKAKPGDKISFGKGKLVAEVLEVIEGGNRIIRFTYEGVFEAILDELGEMPLPPYITHRLEDKERYQTVYAKHEGSAAAPTAGLHFTPELLKEIEGMGVKIAHVTLHVGLGTFRPVKAEDILEHEMHSEYYVVEQEQADIINQAKKNGGRIFSVGTTSTRTLESVTDENGLVQAKSGWTQIFIYPSYTFKIVDCLITNFHLPESTLIMLVSALMGKDLTMEVYAEAVKEKYRFFSFGDACLFLTKP, from the coding sequence ATGAAAACAAGTGATTTTTATTATGATTTACCCGAAGAATTGATTGCGCAGGAACCATTGGAGGATAGAGCCTCTTCCAGATTATTGGTTGTTGAGAAAGATACAGGGAAATGGCACCACAAACATTTTCGTGACATCAAGGAATATTTGCGTAACGGCGATTGCTTAGTCATTAATGACACCCGCGTATTGCCCGCCCGCTTATATGGAGAACGAGTTGGCACTGGAGCGGTGATGGAGATTCTTCTTTTAACAAGAAAGGATTTAGACACTTGGGAGGTTTTAGTCCGTCCAGGAAAAAAAGCTAAACCGGGAGATAAAATTTCATTTGGCAAAGGTAAATTAGTTGCTGAAGTATTGGAAGTCATCGAAGGGGGAAATCGAATCATCCGCTTTACCTACGAAGGTGTTTTTGAGGCGATTTTGGATGAATTGGGGGAAATGCCTTTGCCACCTTATATCACCCACCGTTTGGAGGACAAAGAACGTTACCAGACCGTTTATGCAAAGCATGAGGGTTCTGCAGCAGCACCTACGGCAGGGTTGCATTTTACACCTGAGCTTTTAAAGGAAATTGAGGGAATGGGAGTGAAAATTGCCCATGTTACATTACATGTTGGTTTAGGTACCTTCCGCCCAGTAAAAGCTGAAGATATTTTGGAACATGAAATGCATTCAGAGTATTATGTGGTTGAACAGGAACAGGCGGACATCATTAATCAAGCTAAGAAAAATGGCGGACGTATTTTTTCTGTTGGAACAACCAGTACAAGAACCCTGGAATCTGTTACGGATGAAAATGGTTTAGTACAGGCAAAAAGTGGATGGACACAGATTTTTATTTATCCAAGCTATACCTTTAAAATTGTGGATTGCCTGATTACAAACTTCCATTTGCCTGAATCCACATTAATTATGCTGGTTTCCGCTTTGATGGGAAAAGATTTGACCATGGAAGTATATGCCGAGGCAGTGAAGGAAAAATATCGCTTCTTCTCCTTTGGAGATGCTTGCTTGTTTTTGACGAAACCATAA
- a CDS encoding AAA family ATPase gives MDLFEYNRSLRGNGDSPLAARMRPKTLEEFVGQEHIVGKDRLLYRAIKGDRISSVVFYGPPGTGKTTLAKIIANTTKSEFRQINATTAGIKDIKEVVSEAKDRQGMYGTKTILFIDEIHRFNKTQQDALLPHVEDGTIILIGATTENPYFEVNKALVSRSIIFQLKPLEQKDIEKLLLWAIKDVERGMGAYQGEIDLDALAFLADTANGDARTALNALELAILTTDKGNDGKIHITLPVAEECIQKRALNYDKNGDNHYDTISAFIKSMRGSDPDAALYYLAKMIYAGEDPKFIARRIVICASEDVGNADPHALQVAVAAMQAVDFIGLPEGRIPLAQAVTYVACAPKSNAAYMGINKALEDVKNIRVSSVPPHLKDSSYGGSKEMGNGIGYLYAHNYPNHYVKQQYLPDELLGTKYYELSDSGVEKRIKEYMRRLKGDS, from the coding sequence ATGGATCTTTTTGAATATAATAGAAGCTTAAGAGGAAATGGAGATTCTCCTTTGGCTGCCCGTATGCGCCCAAAAACTCTAGAAGAATTTGTAGGACAGGAACATATTGTGGGAAAGGATAGATTATTATACCGTGCAATCAAAGGAGACCGAATCAGTTCTGTTGTTTTTTACGGCCCTCCCGGCACAGGGAAAACTACCCTAGCAAAAATTATTGCAAACACAACGAAAAGTGAATTCCGTCAAATCAATGCAACTACTGCAGGTATTAAAGATATTAAAGAGGTTGTTTCTGAAGCAAAAGACAGACAGGGGATGTATGGAACAAAAACCATTTTGTTTATTGATGAGATTCACCGGTTTAATAAAACCCAACAGGATGCCCTATTGCCCCATGTGGAGGATGGTACCATCATATTAATCGGAGCAACCACAGAAAACCCCTATTTTGAAGTAAATAAAGCCCTTGTTTCCCGTTCTATTATTTTTCAATTGAAGCCATTGGAACAAAAGGATATTGAGAAGCTTTTATTATGGGCCATAAAGGATGTTGAACGAGGTATGGGCGCATATCAAGGAGAAATTGACCTAGATGCACTGGCTTTTCTTGCAGACACTGCTAATGGAGATGCTAGAACGGCATTAAATGCATTGGAGCTTGCCATACTGACTACTGATAAAGGGAATGATGGTAAAATTCATATTACATTGCCTGTTGCCGAAGAATGCATTCAAAAAAGGGCATTAAACTATGACAAAAACGGTGACAATCATTATGATACCATTTCCGCATTCATCAAAAGCATGAGGGGCTCCGACCCTGACGCCGCTTTATATTATTTGGCAAAAATGATTTATGCCGGAGAAGACCCCAAATTTATAGCTCGAAGAATTGTGATTTGTGCTTCTGAGGATGTAGGGAACGCAGACCCTCATGCCCTTCAGGTTGCAGTTGCAGCCATGCAGGCAGTTGATTTTATTGGATTGCCCGAGGGACGAATCCCCCTTGCCCAAGCGGTGACTTATGTTGCTTGCGCACCCAAAAGCAATGCTGCTTATATGGGAATCAATAAAGCTTTAGAGGATGTGAAAAACATTCGTGTCTCCTCGGTACCTCCTCATTTGAAGGATTCCAGTTATGGCGGTTCAAAAGAAATGGGCAACGGCATTGGTTATTTATATGCCCATAACTACCCCAATCATTATGTGAAACAGCAATATCTGCCCGATGAACTGTTGGGAACGAAATATTATGAACTATCTGACAGTGGCGTGGAAAAAAGAATTAAGGAGTACATGAGACGCTTGAAAGGGGATTCTTAA